The Planktothrix agardhii NIES-204 genomic interval ACAAAACTCCTTTCAGTTCGGGGCTTTCCGTTACCTGGCACGGTAGAGAAGTGAAACGAGATTTAGATTTTTTGGGGTGAGTGATTGATGATAGCTTGTAAGCGATATTACTTAATATTAATTACAGGAAGCATTTAGTCAAGAATTCCCACAAAAATATTGACAAGTCCTGAGCTATTTGGTTACGATACCCGTCAAGTCAAATTTCACCTTAAATTCTGGAGAAACCAACCATGACTAAGAAAAACCTCAAACCCCAACAAGCCGCTCCTGTACAACGGGAAATCAATACCACTTCCTCTATGGGTCGTGATGGTGCGATCGCACCTTCCGAATGGACGAGGGATAACGAAGGAAATATGCTATGGGTGAGAAAAGACTATTATGGAAATGTAATAGGTTAGGGGGGTGATTCCTTGACCGGACGCATCGAGTAATCCCCTTGATTCTAACACTCACCTCAAAAAGTGTCAAAAGTCTTTTTCTGTCTCCATTGGCGCACGGTTAGCCTCTATGAATTGACTCACAATCCTAGTCAGTTCGAGGCTTGACCATACCTGGCACGGTAGAAAAGTAAAACGAGATTTAGATTTTTTGGGGTGAGTGATTGATGATAGCTTGTAAGCGATATTACTTAATATTAATTACAGGAAGCATTTAGTCAAGAAATCTCACAAAAATATTGACAAGTCTTGAGCTATTTGGTTACGATCCCCATCAAGTCAAATTTCACCTTAAATTCTAGAGAAACAAACCATGACTAAGAAAAACCTCAAACCCCAACAAGCCGCTCCTGTGCAACGGGAAATCAATACCACTTCCTCTGAGGCTGGTACAGGGCTGACACCCCTTGTGACAACCAGCAGCTACGAGTTATATAAGGATCCTTTTGCGGGCGACGACGCGGAGTAGTCCTCTTGATTCTAACACTCACCTCAAAAAGTGTCAAAAGTCTTTTTCTGTCTCCATTGGCGCACGGTTAGCTTCTATGAATTGACTCACAATCCTTGTCAGTTCGGGGCTTGACCATACCTGGCACGGTAGAAAAGTAAAACGAGATTTAGATTTTTTGGGGTGAGTGGTTGATGATAGCTTGTAAGCAATATTACTTAATATTAATTACAGGAAGCATTTAGTCAAGAATTCTCACAAAAATATTGACAAGTCCTGAGATATTTGGTTACGATACCCATCAAGTCAAATTTCACCTTAAATTCTGGAGAAACAAACCATGACTAAGAAAAACCTCAAACCCCAACAAGCCGCTCCTGTGCAACGGGAAATCAATACCACTTCCTCTGAGGGTGGTACAGGGCTGACACCCCAGAATGTACATTATTTAGAGCCTTTTGCGGGCGACGACGCAGAGTAGTCCCCTTGATTCTAACACTAACCTCAAAAAAAAGTGTCAAAAGTCTTTTTCTACTTGCCATGGCGCACGGTTCGCATCTATGAATTGACTCACAATCCTAGTCAGTTCGGGGCTTGACCATACCTGGCACGGTAGAAAAGTAAAACAAGATTTAGATTTTTTGGGGTGAGTGATTGGGAATAGCTTGCAAGCAATATTACTTAATATTATTTACAGGAAGCATTTGGTTAAGAACTCTCACAAAAATATTGACAAGTCCTGAGCTATTTGGTTACGATACCCATCAAGTCAAATTTCACCTTAAATTCTGGAGAAACAAACCA includes:
- the pagE_4 gene encoding hypothetical protein, producing MTKKNLKPQQAAPVQREINTTSSEAGTGLTPLVTTSSYELYKDPFAGDDAE
- the pagE_3 gene encoding hypothetical protein — protein: MTKKNLKPQQAAPVQREINTTSSMGRDGAIAPSEWTRDNEGNMLWVRKDYYGNVIG
- the pagE_5 gene encoding hypothetical protein; protein product: MTKKNLKPQQAAPVQREINTTSSEGGTGLTPQNVHYLEPFAGDDAE